The Felis catus isolate Fca126 chromosome B2, F.catus_Fca126_mat1.0, whole genome shotgun sequence region CCAAGGTGacgaagaaggaagggaaaggtagTGGTTATGGTAGCACCGGAGTCCTAGGAGGAGAGGAGGCAACAGGGCTCAGTAGCCCTCAGCTGCCGTTGTAGGTTAGAACCCCGTGGGCAGGTATGAGCAAATACTGATGTCGGGGTCCCACACCACCCTCCAAAGATTCTAATTTAATATAGCAGGCcagaaatcagtatttttttcaaaacttcccCGGTGATTCGAATGAGCAGCCCACGTTGGCAGCTGCTGACCACAATGAACAAACCTTTGAGTGACGCTGGGAGCGCACATTTAGCTATTAGTGACAACGAAATCAGGGCATGGAGCCATGACCACTTTCTCAAGAAGCCTCCAATCTCTCAGTCTTGCAATGTGGGACTAGAAAAATCAAATGCGGACTGAAACAGGGTAGCACATAGACAGCAGCATGGAGCGTGAGCCTGTGTGTGCGAAATGAAAACGCTGCAGGATCTAAACCGAGGGCGTGAGGAGCAAACGTGTGCGCTTAAAACCGCGGCAAACACAGCTGAGCCCTACCTATTTCGAGCAGCagccttccttttcattttaaccattaaGCAGCTTGTTGCGTCTTTTTCAAATGCCATGTTAACGTAACTTACTATTTCTCACAGGCTGTGATGAGCACACACACGGGTGCGTGCTCTTAACTGTGTCTAAGCTTGTACGTCTCTCAAACACTTTAAACAGAAACAGTTACATCTGGGGCATGTAAACTCCAAAACCTTAAAAGAATCACACACTCACTCTACACAGGctggtctctatttttttttttttttttttcctagtcatttctaaattttcaaatttaccaATTTACCTGAATCTGATACAATATCGCCCCCTGGTGGAAATCTATGGGGAAGAAGCACACTGATTGAAAGGAGAATGTTTAATACCGCAAAGGAAGTTaagatctttctctctttctcatccccttgtctctctctctccttgtctctctgtctctccctctttctttttaccAGCAGAATGTTCTCCTAGAGAAAATCATATGCAAAAGCTCAACGAACAAAACAATCAAATGGAGCTCTGCTGGGGACTTTCTCTTCCCCACCTTCTCATTGCCAACCCcatatctcccccacccccacccctgggatGTCCAAACGAGAATTATTATCACTAAGCACAAGCCATCTCCtgccaaaattaaaattaaagttccGTACAATTCTCCAAAGCTTCCTTACCTCAGTGAGGAGCTCCTCCTTTACCATTCACTAAAGCCAAAACCCTCCTGACCGTCCACAATACACGTGAACAGATTAAAGCCTCTGAGCAGGCCGGGGTCAAGAAATCAGGCTAGATCGATTTATATCAGCAATTCCCAAATTCATCTGATCATGACAcatgtcccctcctccccagtagttttttttttttttaacaacctgCGGAAAACTCTGGATATATTTCATTCAGAACGATTGTTCCATCCTAATCAGCTAATTAGCTCTCTGGCTGCACCTGCTATTCAATCTTCAAAAACGCTTAGGCAAAGTCAACCACACAACAAGCTAGCGCTCCATCATTTGTGGTAATGGAGAGTACGACCCTTAGGTGACTGACCCCAGGCAGCCGTTGGGTTGATGCCATGTCCATAGGTAACTTGATCCCTGTCTTCTAAGCATCATGACCAGCTGAGGGGTGGAAGAGGCTGCCTCGGGTACTGGCAGGAATCATGGTTTGTCTGCCATTAAATGGAATAAGCCTGTGCCACACGATCACTGTGTGTTTTATTTAGAGGGATTATAATGCTCACTTGAGTGCAACCTACAACCATCATGGGCGGCTTTGCAACAGTGAGTTAGGTGTTTTCCATACATTGTCTCTTCCTGGGGATTTATTAGCCCCCAAAACTTCAACATCCCTACAACTTCCAGCATCCATGAAAATTAGCACAGATCTTTGAACGCCAGGTCTGAGAGAAATCTTATTCTGTAACAagtgtttttaacaaaaatagaaCTTTATGCTCTATGTCATTAGCACTAGACTTGAGTCTAGTTCTACAGATGAGTACCAGTCTCAGGCTACTGATTCATATTGcatcatttctaattttgaaaacaaagatagACCTCATTAACTTTTCATGCAGTGGAAAAGTTATTGGAATCCATTCTGGTGCTTAAATTGTGTTTCGATCCAGAGTGTCTGGGGCCATTTGCCGTCATGTCATGTCACCTACAGGTTTGACTTGGGAGTGGGGGTCCTGGGGGCTTGGACACACTCACTCACCAGCCTGGCTGCCTCCAGAGCAGTGCCCCAGTGCACGGAGATGCCCCCGCTCCCGTGGCCGTAGTGGTGGACCACAGGCAGCCTCCGGCCGTCCTGGGCGAGGAACTCTGTCTGCAGCCGCACACCTGCAGGCCTGAAGGGCCTTAAGCCTACCTTCTCCCTTATGTCGCAGGCTCCCTGGAGGGAGGGCTCAAGAGCACAACACCGGGAAAAAATACCTCTGCTAATTTCTGCATCTGGGGACAGATTCCAGTCTCCTTGTTGCCTAGTTCCACCCAGGATTACATTGGATGTGCCGGGATAAATATATGTCAGCCCACTCCCATCTCGGATAAAATGCTTCACCCAGGGAGCCTGAACATTGAGCACTTGGCCCCGCATGGGGAACATCTCCGAGTCTTGTGCAAGCTGTCTGCTTCCAAGGCCTGAGCAGTTGACCACGACGTCGAAGGATGGATGAAGCTCCCACAGGTCTCCTATTCGTCGGGTGAGTATCAGGACCCCACTGCCTTTTAAccttggaagaaagagagagaccatcaGGGAAGGCTTAGCAGCTTCCTGTGCTGCCCCTCACAGGAAATGATGCACAAGATCATGAGCACATCCAGGGCCCAAACAGGCCAAATTCCAGCCATCAACTACCTCGCATCCCAAACTGGGGATTCCTAAACTCCAACCTAAATAAAAACCTGCTTCAGAAATtcaaaacaaggggcgcctgggtggcgcagtcggttaggcgtccgacttcagccaggtcacgatctcgcggtccgtgggttcgagccccgcgtcaggctctgggctgatggctcagagcctggagcctgtttccgattctgtgtctccctctctctctgcccttcccccgttcatgctctgtctctctctgtcccaaaaataaataaaaaacgttgaaaaaaaataaaaaaaaaagaaattcaaaacaaatgtcttgtcctttttatgttttataaagttcCTATGTCATACTCGATGCTAAATAAATGCTAATTTAATCAGTCGTTTAAATCCCTGAGCGTATCTTTTTTGTGTCATATTTAGTGCCTAAATCTGTAGCCTTAGACATTTTGTGTCATATTGTTAACTCTTTCATGTTCCTTTGTAACTCTGGTCTCCCTAACTAGCTGTTTGGGACAGCAGTCACTTTTTTATGTCTACCACAGGGATAATAGCATGAGAGGAATGCAAAATATTTGCAGCTCATGGATTGACAGTCGTGGTTAATAATGTTATTTTGGACCAAGtatattgataataaaaataaatggctaaTCTAGGCcctgtaaatcttttttttttaattgtggtaaaatacacataacataaaactcgCTCCGTTGACCATTTTTAGTTGTATAGTTCAATGGCATTAGTTTGAATATATTCACCTATGAATTTTGTGGTGACACTAACATATTGCCGTGTgtttacattctttaaaatagtgaatatgaagaaaagtcttttttttatgtttatttttgagggagggagagagagagagagagagagacagggagcacaagcaggggaggggcagagagaaagggagacactcaacctgaagcaggctccagactaagagctgtcaacacagagcccgatgcggggcttgaacccacgaactatgagatcatgacctgagctgaagttggtgttcaagcagctgagccaccccaaGAAAAGTCCCTTAAAAAGAGTTTAGGAGGGCTCTATCTTTTACCAATCATAAGACCTTGGTCAAGTTCTTTAACTTCTGTGGACTTTTAATCTTCCATCCGTAATTTGGAGACCACAATACTGACTTCATAGGGTCCTTGTGAAAATGACATGAGATAGCATTTGGAAAAAGCCTACTGCAGCCCATAATGCACTGCGGTTCCTCAGTAATCTTTTCTAATGGGGGGAAGGCTGTAGTTGCTATGCTCCTATAAAATGCAAGAGCCAGTAGCTCACATAGGGGTATGCCTATTTTCCACACCCATCTATCACTGGCATCCAATGGTTTAACAGCTTGTAAGAATGACATTTGGACCTcgaaaaaatgttttacattggTTATTATTTGAACACTATCTTGGCTTTGCTTTTAACAGATTGGAGATTCCCCGTGTTGAAAGTTGAACATGATGTTCTGTGTTCCAACTCTTCTAGTTAGAACTCAGAATTATTCTCCtaattcacagaaataaaggaattttacCAGCCTTGGGGCATGACTGAACTGAACTTATTTCTTCAACTATCACCTAGGGATAAGAATGCTGAGACCACagggtttttataaaaattctgtaAGAATTCAAcacattcaggggtgcctgggtggctcggtcggttgagcatccaactcttgattttggctcagatcatgatctcatgatttgtgaattcaagccctacattgggctccatgttggcagtgtggagcctgcttgggaatctctctctttccctctctctgcccctcccctgctcattctctctctctctctctctctctcaataaataaaacttaaaaaaaaaaagaattaaacacatGCAggtatctttcttttccttttcaagggGCTGGTCGCTACTGATGAAAGTCCACTTTCTACTTCTGAAATGATCATAGCAGCCAGGCTGTGGGAAGGCCCTGGAAGGCTTGCTGTGCTGCGTACCTCACAGGTCTGCACCCCAGGAGGGAACTTATGGAATGTGCCAGAACCTGGCATCCTTGTACTGCTGCAATACAACCATGTGGCGATGCCCAGTCATTATTGTGTACCCCACGGGCAATGTATCAGGGGGCACCGGGGTGTAGGAGGAAACCTTACGTGGAAGCTGGACGTTAAACCAAGCACTTCTACAACCATATGAGGTAGTTATTCTGGAGGTTTTGAATGACGTGGTCGGGGATATCAACTTGATGACATTCCCCGTAGGGCTTCCTGAAACTGAACAAGACCTCATTCTAGATTGGGAGAATGCCTTGTCCCAACCTCCCATGAGGAAATGGGGGATGGGGGACTCAAGAAGTTGTGCTCACTAAAGAGCCCCAGACCAATGTCTTCTGGTCATCACGCTAAAACCCAAGAGTGCCCATTTTCACCAAGCCTAAAAGTCAGCTTGTCCAACAAACCTGGGGGATGGTTGTCTTTGGAGCCCTTCCTTAACTCTCTGGGTGTGTCAGCAAGAGGGAATTTGAGTAGGTGTGGCCCTGAGAGGGATGGGGGTTCCACTAAGTgcttcttcacacacacacacacacacacacacacacactccacatcCCAGGAGCAAAGGGGAGtcctctcaccctctcccttctcttgggACTAGAGGCATTCCTGCACCCCACCTCCCATTGCCTGCCGCAGCCTAAGCCATATAAGAGAGAAATCCTGGGCAGCACGAAATAGGGAAGTGGGGGTTCAGTGTGGAGACCCACTGGGGGAAATGGGGTACACATGGGCTCTAGAACGAGGGATGGGGGTGGTTTGACAGCAGGATTGGGCAGCAGGGCTGCAGGGagtgggagggcagggcaggatgTGGGGTGCAGCCCAACAGGGACAGAACGAGGGGTGCAGCAGAGCCAAGATACTGCCCTGGAACCCATGCATACCTGGAATTCACCCGCTGACACACCCTAAATGTGGGGGGAAAACCTAATGAGTAGAAACTGGGGGAAAACActctttttgtcatttaaaatttctaagcGCTTGCCAAAGGTAGACATTTTAACACTCCTTTGGTAACATTTTAATAGCTTGTACCTTTATTCTGGGAATGTT contains the following coding sequences:
- the DDO gene encoding D-aspartate oxidase isoform X3, giving the protein MVSTSMDPVRIAVVGAGVVGLSTAMCVSKLVPRCSITVISDKFSPDTTSDVAAGMLIPHVYPNTPIPTLKQWFRETFDHLFAIANSAEAGDAGVHLVSGWQIFQSIPAEEVPFWADVVLGFRKMTKAELKKFPQHVFGHAFTTLKCESPAYLPWLEKRLKGSGVLILTRRIGDLWELHPSFDVVVNCSGLGSRQLAQDSEMFPMRGQVLNVQAPWVKHFIRDGSGLTYIYPGTSNVILGGTRQQGDWNLSPDAEISRGIFSRCCALEPSLQGACDIREKVGLRPFRPAGVRLQTEFLAQDGRRLPVVHHYGHGSGGISVHWGTALEAARLVSECVQAPRTPTPKSNL
- the DDO gene encoding D-aspartate oxidase isoform X5, with the translated sequence MVSTALDQPLTGKTSVGARAFCGFQDCFSRLRSMDPVRIAVVGAGVVGLSTAMCVSKLVPRCSITVISDKFSPDTTSDVAAGMLIPHVYPNTPIPTLKQWFRETFDHLFAIANSAEAGDAGVHLVSGLKGSGVLILTRRIGDLWELHPSFDVVVNCSGLGSRQLAQDSEMFPMRGQVLNVQAPWVKHFIRDGSGLTYIYPGTSNVILGGTRQQGDWNLSPDAEISRGIFSRCCALEPSLQGACDIREKVGLRPFRPAGVRLQTEFLAQDGRRLPVVHHYGHGSGGISVHWGTALEAARLVSECVQAPRTPTPKSNL
- the DDO gene encoding D-aspartate oxidase isoform X1 — translated: MVSTALDQPLTGKTSVGARAFCGFQDCFSRLRSMDPVRIAVVGAGVVGLSTAMCVSKLVPRCSITVISDKFSPDTTSDVAAGMLIPHVYPNTPIPTLKQWFRETFDHLFAIANSAEAGDAGVHLVSGWQIFQSIPAEEVPFWADVVLGFRKMTKAELKKFPQHVFGHAFTTLKCESPAYLPWLEKRLKGSGVLILTRRIGDLWELHPSFDVVVNCSGLGSRQLAQDSEMFPMRGQVLNVQAPWVKHFIRDGSGLTYIYPGTSNVILGGTRQQGDWNLSPDAEISRGIFSRCCALEPSLQGACDIREKVGLRPFRPAGVRLQTEFLAQDGRRLPVVHHYGHGSGGISVHWGTALEAARLVSECVQAPRTPTPKSNL
- the DDO gene encoding D-aspartate oxidase isoform X2; translation: MPPLSAATAHPEITFLLLTRNKGAHTPTDATETAWHGFNGTRPTTHWENKCWCQSLLWVPRLLFQTQVHGPDTPIPTLKQWFRETFDHLFAIANSAEAGDAGVHLVSGWQIFQSIPAEEVPFWADVVLGFRKMTKAELKKFPQHVFGHAFTTLKCESPAYLPWLEKRLKGSGVLILTRRIGDLWELHPSFDVVVNCSGLGSRQLAQDSEMFPMRGQVLNVQAPWVKHFIRDGSGLTYIYPGTSNVILGGTRQQGDWNLSPDAEISRGIFSRCCALEPSLQGACDIREKVGLRPFRPAGVRLQTEFLAQDGRRLPVVHHYGHGSGGISVHWGTALEAARLVSECVQAPRTPTPKSNL
- the DDO gene encoding D-aspartate oxidase isoform X4, whose translation is MDPVRIAVVGAGVVGLSTAMCVSKLVPRCSITVISDKFSPDTTSDVAAGMLIPHVYPNTPIPTLKQWFRETFDHLFAIANSAEAGDAGVHLVSGWQIFQSIPAEEVPFWADVVLGFRKMTKAELKKFPQHVFGHAFTTLKCESPAYLPWLEKRLKGSGVLILTRRIGDLWELHPSFDVVVNCSGLGSRQLAQDSEMFPMRGQVLNVQAPWVKHFIRDGSGLTYIYPGTSNVILGGTRQQGDWNLSPDAEISRGIFSRCCALEPSLQGACDIREKVGLRPFRPAGVRLQTEFLAQDGRRLPVVHHYGHGSGGISVHWGTALEAARLVSECVQAPRTPTPKSNL
- the DDO gene encoding D-aspartate oxidase isoform X6, which produces MTPTAYTPIPTLKQWFRETFDHLFAIANSAEAGDAGVHLVSGWQIFQSIPAEEVPFWADVVLGFRKMTKAELKKFPQHVFGHAFTTLKCESPAYLPWLEKRLKGSGVLILTRRIGDLWELHPSFDVVVNCSGLGSRQLAQDSEMFPMRGQVLNVQAPWVKHFIRDGSGLTYIYPGTSNVILGGTRQQGDWNLSPDAEISRGIFSRCCALEPSLQGACDIREKVGLRPFRPAGVRLQTEFLAQDGRRLPVVHHYGHGSGGISVHWGTALEAARLVSECVQAPRTPTPKSNL